A part of Brachybacterium faecium DSM 4810 genomic DNA contains:
- a CDS encoding cold-shock DNA-binding protein family (PFAM: 'Cold-shock' DNA-binding domain), producing the protein MATGIVTWFNSDKGYGFIAPEDGSADVFAHFSAIVGSGRRDLEENQRVEFDVEQGPKGLQATNIRGI; encoded by the coding sequence ATGGCTACTGGCATCGTCACCTGGTTCAACTCCGACAAGGGCTACGGCTTCATCGCCCCCGAGGACGGCTCCGCTGATGTGTTCGCTCACTTCAGCGCCATCGTCGGCAGCGGCCGTCGCGACCTCGAGGAGAACCAGCGCGTGGAGTTCGACGTCGAGCAGGGCCCCAAGGGTCTGCAGGCCACGAACATCCGCGGCATCTGA
- a CDS encoding Protein of unknown function (DUF1222) (PFAM: Protein of unknown function (DUF1222)): MEWTSWLSLLDAHDYTIAREVIQRGVAAVFVLAFLSTYHQFPVLLGERGLLPVREFLDRAGDRAGPTLFRWRRTPYSDRLLRLMCLAGMLLGAATVLGLPQQGPAWTTIVVFLAMWGLYLSIHSVGQVFYGFGWESMLLECGFLVGFLGSHAVAPPLLMILFLRWMLLRLEFGAGMIKMRGDASWRDLTAMDHHHQTQPMPGPLSRLAHLAPRWWHRLEVLGSHAVQLGVIWLILLPQPIASVAACLVILTQLFLVVTGNYAWLNWLTILVAFSAISDSFLRWAAGGPWPGWGWERLAASGPSAGDGSPLWWHLLLLVVVAGLLVLSWRPLRNLFSPHQLMNASFNRFHLVNAYGAFGSMTERRFEVVIEGTLDPDPDTADDAAWHPFEFRGKPGDVRRRSRQFAPYHLRLDWQMWFLALRPGAQPWFVAMLEALRAGEPGVRRLLRTDPFEGRAPTGIRVRYFEYRFADRVEHRRGGAWWERTDLGTIARL; this comes from the coding sequence ATGGAGTGGACCAGCTGGCTGTCGCTGCTGGACGCGCACGACTACACGATCGCCCGCGAGGTGATCCAGCGCGGCGTCGCGGCCGTGTTCGTCCTCGCCTTCCTCTCCACCTACCACCAGTTCCCGGTGCTGCTGGGGGAGCGGGGCCTGCTGCCGGTGCGCGAGTTCCTCGACCGGGCCGGCGACCGGGCGGGGCCGACGCTGTTCCGGTGGCGCCGCACCCCGTACAGCGACCGGCTGCTGCGCCTGATGTGCCTGGCCGGCATGCTGCTCGGGGCGGCGACGGTGCTCGGCCTGCCGCAGCAGGGGCCGGCCTGGACCACGATCGTCGTGTTCCTCGCGATGTGGGGGCTGTACCTGTCGATCCATTCCGTGGGGCAGGTGTTCTACGGCTTCGGCTGGGAGTCGATGCTGCTGGAGTGCGGGTTCCTCGTCGGCTTCCTCGGCTCCCACGCGGTCGCGCCGCCGCTGCTGATGATCCTCTTCCTGCGCTGGATGCTGCTGCGCCTCGAGTTCGGGGCCGGCATGATCAAGATGCGCGGGGACGCCTCCTGGCGCGACCTCACCGCGATGGACCACCATCACCAGACCCAGCCGATGCCCGGCCCGCTCAGCCGCCTCGCCCATCTCGCGCCCCGCTGGTGGCACCGGCTCGAGGTGCTGGGCAGCCATGCCGTGCAGCTCGGGGTGATCTGGCTGATCCTGCTGCCGCAGCCGATCGCCTCGGTCGCCGCCTGCCTGGTGATCCTCACCCAGCTGTTCCTCGTGGTCACCGGGAACTACGCGTGGTTGAACTGGCTGACGATCCTGGTGGCCTTCTCCGCGATCAGCGACTCCTTCCTGCGCTGGGCGGCGGGCGGGCCCTGGCCGGGCTGGGGCTGGGAGCGCCTGGCCGCGAGCGGCCCGTCGGCCGGCGACGGCTCTCCGCTGTGGTGGCACCTGCTGCTGCTCGTCGTGGTCGCCGGTCTGCTGGTCCTCTCCTGGCGGCCGCTGCGGAACCTCTTCTCCCCGCACCAGCTGATGAACGCGAGCTTCAACCGCTTCCACCTCGTCAACGCCTACGGCGCGTTCGGCTCGATGACCGAGCGGCGCTTCGAGGTGGTGATCGAGGGGACGCTCGACCCGGACCCCGACACGGCCGACGACGCCGCCTGGCATCCCTTCGAGTTCCGTGGCAAGCCCGGTGACGTGCGGCGCCGCTCCCGGCAGTTCGCCCCGTACCACCTGCGGCTGGACTGGCAGATGTGGTTCCTCGCGCTGCGCCCCGGCGCGCAGCCCTGGTTCGTGGCAATGCTGGAGGCGCTGCGCGCGGGGGAGCCGGGCGTGCGGCGGCTGCTGCGCACCGACCCCTTCGAGGGGCGGGCGCCGACGGGGATCAGGGTGCGGTACTTCGAGTACCGCTTCGCGGACCGGGTCGAGCATCGACGCGGCGGGGCCTGGTGGGAGCGCACCGACCTCGGGACCATCGCGCGGCTGTGA
- a CDS encoding theronine dehydrogenase-like Zn-dependent dehydrogenase (PFAM: Alcohol dehydrogenase GroES-like domain; Zinc-binding dehydrogenase), with amino-acid sequence MRSVRVTAPGAVEIVDVPAPVPRPGEALLRVRYAGICGSDLQVLRGTQPFASYPRVPGHEFSAEIVEIPGGSDRFAVGDVVTGVPYFEDGTCYSCRRGLLNACMHNETMGVHRDGAFQELITLPLDRLHAAEQVDPRDLALVEPFSIGYHAVLRGAVGDGDRVLVLGAGAIGLLTMLSAISRGAQVWVADIAASRLELAAQLGARGTVDLTSESLGDLVRAATDEDGFDVVCEATGQPVSFTNAIDAAAFGARLVLIGNGTREVTFNQSVLIKKELTVLGSRNSAGVFDTLIDLLRRQLVDVSPLRTSVIPLEAAPAALESAASGASGDVKVLIEFPGRP; translated from the coding sequence ATGAGGTCCGTTCGCGTCACCGCCCCCGGCGCCGTGGAGATCGTCGACGTCCCCGCCCCGGTGCCCCGTCCCGGTGAGGCGCTCCTGCGGGTCCGGTACGCGGGGATCTGCGGTTCGGACCTCCAGGTGCTGCGCGGGACCCAGCCGTTCGCCTCCTACCCGCGCGTGCCCGGACACGAGTTCTCGGCCGAGATCGTGGAGATCCCGGGCGGGAGCGACCGCTTCGCCGTGGGCGACGTCGTCACCGGTGTGCCGTACTTCGAGGACGGCACCTGCTACTCCTGTCGCCGCGGGCTGCTCAACGCCTGCATGCACAACGAGACCATGGGGGTGCACCGCGACGGCGCGTTCCAGGAGCTGATCACCCTGCCGCTGGACCGCCTGCACGCCGCGGAGCAGGTGGACCCGCGCGACCTGGCGCTCGTCGAGCCCTTCTCGATCGGCTACCACGCCGTGCTGCGGGGCGCAGTGGGCGACGGGGACCGGGTGCTGGTGCTCGGCGCCGGCGCGATCGGACTGCTGACCATGCTCTCCGCGATCAGCCGGGGCGCGCAGGTGTGGGTCGCCGACATCGCGGCGTCGCGGCTCGAGCTCGCCGCGCAGCTCGGCGCGCGCGGCACCGTCGACCTCACCTCCGAGAGCCTCGGGGACCTCGTGCGCGCGGCGACGGACGAGGACGGCTTCGACGTGGTGTGCGAGGCGACCGGGCAGCCGGTCTCCTTCACGAACGCGATCGACGCCGCGGCGTTCGGCGCGCGGCTGGTCCTCATCGGCAACGGCACCCGCGAGGTGACGTTCAACCAGTCGGTGCTCATCAAGAAGGAGCTGACCGTCCTCGGCTCGCGCAACAGCGCCGGAGTGTTCGACACCCTCATCGATCTGCTCCGCCGTCAGCTCGTCGACGTCTCCCCGCTGCGCACCTCGGTGATCCCGCTCGAGGCGGCGCCCGCGGCGCTGGAGAGCGCCGCGTCCGGCGCCTCCGGCGACGTCAAGGTGCTCATCGAGTTCCCCGGCCGGCCCTGA